The DNA region TTAGCCGCACATACCGCGCCGGGGTGGGCGCGAAGCTGACGACCTCCTCGTCCCCCGCCCCGTTCTCGGTGGCGTACACCTGCCGCCACTGCTCCCCGTCCAGCGACACCTCGATCACATAGCTGCTGGCGAACGCCGTCTCCCACCGGAGCAACACGCGCCCGATCGTCGCCGCCTCCCCCAGGTCCACCCGGAGCCACTGCGGGTCGCTGAACTGCGACGACCACCGCGTGTCGCCGTTCCCGTCCACCGCACAGTCCGCCCGGGTCTGCTCGTTCTCCACCGATGACGCCTGGACCGGCTTGCCCAGCGCCAGATCGGGCCCCAGGTCCGCCGCCGCGTCCTGCCACTCGCCCAGGTGCGGGATCGGCCGGGTCCAGTCCGCACTGAGGGTGAGGTTCCCCCGCAGCCGCAGGTCCCGCGAGGACGCGCCGACCTCGACCTGATAGACCCCGGCGTCGGCGCGCCACTGCTTGCCGGGCACGTCGCAGTACGCCAGCGCCGGGGCCTCGAGGGTGAACGTCACCGGCTTGCCCTCGCCGGGCTGCAGCGCCACCCGGGCGAAGCGCTTCAGCTCGCGCGGCGCCTTCGGCACGCGCGGTCGCGGGTCGTGCAGGTAGAGCTGCACGACCTCCTCGCCGGCGCGTGGGCCGGTGTTGCGCACCGTCAGCGACACCTGCACCGTCCCCGCCGGGGCGAGGGTCTCCGGCGTGACCCGCAGGTCGTCGTAGGCGAAGGTCGTGTACGACAGCCCGTGCCCGAAGGGGAAGAGCGGGGCGATCCCGCGCGCGTCGAAGTGCCGGTAGCCGACGAGGATCCCCTCGGCGTACTGCACCTGTCCCGCGCCGCCGGGATAGTGGCCCCAGTCGGGGTAGTCCTCGCGCTTCGCGGCGAGCGTGTCAGGCAGCTTGCCCGAGGGGTTCACATCGCCGAAGAGCACGTCCGTCACGCTCTGCCCGCCCTGCTCGCCCAGGTACCACGCCTCCAGCACCGCCGGCGTCTGCTTGATCCACGTGTCCATCAGCAACGGCGTGCCGTTGGTCAGCACGACCACCGTGCGCGGGTTGGCGGCGACGACGGCCCGGATGAGGTCCGCCTGTAGCTCGGGCAACCGCAGGCTGTCGCGGTCGCGCCCTTCGCTTTCGTGGAAGGAGGACAGCCCCACGAGCACTATCGCCGCGTCCGACTGCTGCGCCGCGGCGACGGCCTCCCGGATCTGCGGATCATGCTCCGGCGCGACCCCCGGCGCGCGCCAGCCCAGTGTCACCGCCGCGTCGCCGGAGTTCTGGTAGTACTCCACCTGCAGGTCATAGGCCCGCCCCGCTTCCAGGCGCACCGTGACTGAGCGCGCCTCCAGCGCGTGATCCTCCCAGTTGCTGATAAGCGCCTTGCCATCGAGCGTGAGTCGCGAGCCATCATCGCTCGCGACGCCCAGCCGGTACTCACCACTCCGGGTCGGCGTGAGCTTGCCCGTCCAGCGCACCGAGTAGTCACTGCCGCCCAGTCCCTCCACCGGGGGCTTGCCCTGCCACCGGAAGTCCACGACGGCGTCGGTCCGCGTCAGCACCGGGCGACCCTCGAGCTTCCGTCCTTTGAAGTACTCACCGCGCAGACCGTGCTCACCGTCTGGCCCGCCGGCGGGGGTGAGGAACTCGCTGCCGATGACCGGCGGCGGCTCATCGCCCATGTCCGCGCCCTTGGCGTAATTGATCGTCACCCCCGGCCCCACTCGCGCCCGGATCGTGTCGAGCGCGCTCACGCTCTGGAAGGCGGTCACGTAGCCGCTGCCACCCATGGCCAGGCGGTTCACAGCGGCATTCGGGCCGATCACCGCCAGCGAGCGGAGCTTCGCCGGGTCCAGCGGCAGCAATCCGCCGTCGTTCTTGAGCAGCACGATGGCCCGCGCCCCGGCCTCGCGCACGAGCTGGCGGTGGGCGGCGCAGTTCACAACAGTGTTGTCGGGTGTCTTGGGGCCATCGAGGAGCCCGACGCGGATGACGGTGCGCAGGATCCGTCGCACCTTGTCATCAATGAGGCCGCGGCTGACCTTGCCCTCCTGCACCGGCGGGGTCAGCCTGTCCGGGTTCATGTGGGCGCCGGTGGGCATCTCCAGATCGGTGCCGCCGGTGGCGACCCCGAGCGGGCTGTGTGCCGCC from bacterium includes:
- a CDS encoding glycoside hydrolase family 3 C-terminal domain-containing protein, translating into MDTTRALLLGIVGCFLLGVWPAAADQTPLYRDPRAPLEARVSDLLGRLTLEEKLSLLGGTGFGTRPIERLGLPAMGMCDGPIGVRGGGPGTSGPATVFPCGIAMAATWDPEIVQRIGAAIGREVQHKGVGAQIILGPCVNLHRTPQGGRNGESFSEDPYLASRMTVAYVTGVQSTGAAACVKHFAVNNQEWQRGTISAQVDERALRELYLPAFQAAVQEAHVWAVMNAYNRLNGTYCSANRYLLTTILKDEWGFDGCVMTDWGAAHSPLGVATGGTDLEMPTGAHMNPDRLTPPVQEGKVSRGLIDDKVRRILRTVIRVGLLDGPKTPDNTVVNCAAHRQLVREAGARAIVLLKNDGGLLPLDPAKLRSLAVIGPNAAVNRLAMGGSGYVTAFQSVSALDTIRARVGPGVTINYAKGADMGDEPPPVIGSEFLTPAGGPDGEHGLRGEYFKGRKLEGRPVLTRTDAVVDFRWQGKPPVEGLGGSDYSVRWTGKLTPTRSGEYRLGVASDDGSRLTLDGKALISNWEDHALEARSVTVRLEAGRAYDLQVEYYQNSGDAAVTLGWRAPGVAPEHDPQIREAVAAAQQSDAAIVLVGLSSFHESEGRDRDSLRLPELQADLIRAVVAANPRTVVVLTNGTPLLMDTWIKQTPAVLEAWYLGEQGGQSVTDVLFGDVNPSGKLPDTLAAKREDYPDWGHYPGGAGQVQYAEGILVGYRHFDARGIAPLFPFGHGLSYTTFAYDDLRVTPETLAPAGTVQVSLTVRNTGPRAGEEVVQLYLHDPRPRVPKAPRELKRFARVALQPGEGKPVTFTLEAPALAYCDVPGKQWRADAGVYQVEVGASSRDLRLRGNLTLSADWTRPIPHLGEWQDAAADLGPDLALGKPVQASSVENEQTRADCAVDGNGDTRWSSQFSDPQWLRVDLGEAATIGRVLLRWETAFASSYVIEVSLDGEQWRQVYATENGAGDEEVVSFAPTPARYVRLTGRKRGTQYGYSLYTLGVYGPKK